GACGCTATCGCACCCCGAAAGCACGAGTCATCGCGGCTTGACCCCCGCGGCGCGACAGGCGCTCGGCATCACCGGCGGAACGATCCGGCTCTCTGTGGGAATTGAATCGAGCGAGGCGGTGCTGCGAGCGCTGGCCGAGGGTTTAGCGGGAGCATGAGTCGAACGATTTGCGAGTTGTCCTGGCCGCGGCAAATTCTTTTGGCAGTTATGGTGGAATTCAGTCAATGGGACGCGGAGATTATTGGACCAAGACCGTACTCGAAACCTACCTCGGACCGCTCGCGGAGTATATTTCTCCCGACGTGGCACGGCGAATCGTCGATTTCCGTCACGATTCGCAGACGGAAGAACTGCACTATCTTCGGCAAAAGGCCAATGATGGAGCACCCACAGAAACAGAGCGAACCGAATATCAAGAGTTCGTGGACGCTCTCGAATTTATGGGTTTGCTCAAAGCCCGTGCTAGGTCCGTTCCAAACTCGCGGTACAAGCCCATCTAGATGGATCCGACGACTCGACAGGTCGTGCCCCAACGGGCAAACCAGCGGTGCGAATATTGTCTCTTGCCCGAGTCCGCACTTGATGTGGCGTTCCACGTCGAGCATATTATGGCCCGACAACACGGTGGCGCCGACGATCTTGAAAATCGGGCATTGGCCTGTGATCGATGCGATCTCTCCAAGGGGCCTAATCTTTCCGGCATTGATCAGCAAACCGGACAGATTGTGCCATTGTTTCATTCACGGTTGCAGCACTGGCAGGAACATTTTCGCCGTCGGTCCGCAACGATTTACGGTCTTACGCCGACGGGCCTAGCCACAGTTCGTTTGCTCCAAATGAACTCTGCAAGCCGCCGTCAGTTGCTGGCAGAATTAGAGAGAAGTG
This DNA window, taken from Pirellulales bacterium, encodes the following:
- a CDS encoding HNH endonuclease signature motif containing protein, translated to MDPTTRQVVPQRANQRCEYCLLPESALDVAFHVEHIMARQHGGADDLENRALACDRCDLSKGPNLSGIDQQTGQIVPLFHSRLQHWQEHFRRRSATIYGLTPTGLATVRLLQMNSASRRQLLAELERSE